In bacterium, the sequence TCTCCGAAATCGGCGGTGAGTTCGCCCTAATCAAACGCGTCACGGCCCGGCCCTACAAAGACCCGGCGATTATCAAAGGGGTTGGCGATGATTGTGCAGTACTGGAATATACGGACGAAAAGTATCAGCTAATTACGGTGGACATGATGGTTGAAAACGACCATTTCACCCTCGCTTGGCACTCGCCTTCGCAGGTTGGCAGCAAGCTGATGGAATCGAATGTGTCTGACATCCTCTCCATGGGCGGTACGCCTCGTTGGGCATTTTTATCCTTCGCGTTGACGCCGGATATTCAAGTTGAGTTCATGGATGAGTTCTATCGCGGCTTGTATGAGTCGGCAGACAGACACAATGTGGCTTTAGTCGGCGGCGATACTACCCACGGCCGTGATATCGTGCTCAATCTGGCGTTAGTGGGTGAGGTGGACAAAGCCGGAGTGCGTCTGCGTTCACATGCCGTTCCGGGAGATTTAATCTGTACTACGGGCGTTTTGGGCAAGAGTGAAGCCGGTTTGAGGTTGCTGAGAAAAGGCAAAGCGACCGGTTGCCTTGCCAACGGTCACTTAGAGCCTCGCTGTCGGTTGGAATGGGAAGCCAAAGCCATCTCCCGTTACGCTCATGCCATGATTGACGTCAGCGACGGTCTTGGAAGTGAAGTCACTCACATCTGTCGTGAGAGCGGAACCGGCGCGCTTATTGATTGGGAAAGCATCCCCCTCTCAGAAGCAACTATTGAAGCAGCCCAAATTCTCAATAATGAACCCCAAGAATACGCCCTTTACGGCGGCGAAGATTTCGAGTTGGTCTTCACAATCCCCCCAGAAAACCTATCCCCACTCCGCCAAGAATTCAACGATTTCACAGTAGTAGGCGAGATACTATCCCCCGACCATGGCATCACCCTACTCAAAGCCGGCCAAAAACAAGCCCTAAAAAAAGGGTACGACCACTTCGCGGAGTAATAAGAAATCCAGCGGTCAAGATACTGCTCTGACCGCTGGATTTCTTTGCGCTTCCTTGTGCTGGGAGCGTTGCTCATTCATCCGTGAGTAGCCCGTAGCTTCCATGCTGCGTTCTGCTCCGTTGCCTTCCTTGGCAAGATGTACTGTATATGATCAACTAGACTTGTGTAGTCATCGTTCGAAAAATGGTTTCCTTCGGTATATGATGTGTGGCGGAAATGTTTAAAAGGTGAACATCCGAATCGGGTGAATGGCTCCAGACGCAGCAGTCGCGGCCCCAATAGACAAGATAGACCGAACTGCCGTCCGAGTTTTTCCGCCAACCATTTTGGCCATGGCCAGTAAAGAGCGCCACATAGTTAGAGGTTATCAAAAAAACTTCCTCTGAGAACACTTGCAGGCGGGAAGCCAGAAGATACGGGTCCCCTTCAAAATATGCATCGTCCGTAACGGCATACCCCTTAAGGCCGATGCGTCTGATACCCTGGTTTTGTAGCAAGACAAACTCGCTGTCAGGCGTGCCGCCCCGCTGAACGCCAACAATACGCAACATATGTCATACCCCTTCCAATAACTTCTTGGTACACATTAAAGGTTCCCCGGAGCGTACTCCGAGGTTATAAATTAACTGCAGCCGTAGGACATACCGCAGTTAAGGCATTTGTAGCAGGAGCCGTTTCTAACTAAGATCATGCCGCAGTCCGGGCACGGCGGCGCGTCACTTTGTGTGGCGAACACCTGCTTTTCTCGTTCTAATAGAGTTTTATCGTCCGTTTTCTCATCCGTTGCCAAGGTACGGGCGATGATGGCTTTATCCTCCAATGAGAGCTGTGCTTCCTGTTTGCCATTGCGTCCGAATTTAAGCCCAAGCCATCGGAAGAGGTAGTCCATAATCGACTTGGCAAACGGGATTTGTTTGTTTCCCGTGAAACCACTCGGCTCAAAGCGCATATGGGAGAATTTATCCACCAGCGTATCGAGCGGAACCCCATATTGCAGCGCCATCGAAATTGACGTTGCAAAGGCATCCATCAAGCCCGAAATAACCGAACCTTCTTTTGACATCGTGATGAAAATTTCACCCGGCATACCATCGTCGTAAAGGCCGACGGTGACATAACCCTCGTGTCCACCGACGCTGAACTTGTGGGTGATTGATTGCCGTTCATCGGACAGTCGGCGTCGCTTTGGTTTTGCTGGTTCAGCAGTTTGAACCTGTGCGGTCCCTGCCTTTTCTTCATCAGGCTTCTTGGTGTTAAGCGGTTGGGTCTTTTTACAGCCATCACGATAGATGGCAATCGCTTTCAGCCCAAGCTTCCAAGCCTGTAAGTAGGTATCAGCAATCTCCTCAGGCGTGGTCTCATTCGGCATGTTGACCGTCTTGCTGATTGCGCCTGAGATAAATGGCTGAACAGCAGACATCATCTTCACATGGCCCATAGGCACAATCGAGCGTTCGCCCTTAGCCGGTCGGAAGGCACAATCGAAGACCGGCAAGTCCTCATCTTTAAGATGAGGGGCATCCTCGATGGTGTCAGAGCTTTCGATGTGGGAAAGAATATCCACAATCTGTGAGCTGGTGTAGCCAAGTCGCAAAAGGGCATCGGGGACGGTTTGATTGACGATTTTCATCATCCCGCCGCCAACGAGCGTTTTGTACTTGACTAACGCGATGTCTGGCTCGATACCGGTGGTATCGCAGTCCATCATGAAGCCGATGGTGCCGGTTGGGGCTAGAACAGATGCTTGGGCATTACGCAGGCCATGCTTGCCGGCAAAGGTCAGTACATCGTCCCATGAAATTCTTGCCGCTTTGAGCAAGCCTTCGGGCGCCAGTTTGCTGTCGATAGATTCAATCGCCTCCCGATGTTGTCGCATCACTCGCAAGGCCGGTTCGCGATTGACTTTATAACCGGAGAAAGGTCCCCCGCAATCGCGTGAGATGATAGCCGATTGCCGATAGGCTTCGCCGGTCATGATCGCCGTGATGGCGGCTGCATAGGTTCTGCCTTCATCGCTGTCATAAGGCAGGCCGCGTTCCATCAGTAGTGCGCCCAGGTTCGCGTATCCCATTCCCAATGGCCGATATTCGTTGCTCATCTCTGTGATCTTGGGGGTCGGGTAGTCGGAGTTGCCGATCAGCATTTCCTGCGCAGTAAGCACCACTTGAATGGCATGCTTGAACGCATCCACATCGAGATCGCCATCGGGCGTTCTGAACTCCATTAGGTTCAAGCTCGCCAAGTTGCAGGCCGTGTTGTTGAGGAACATGAATTCCGAACATGGGTTGCTGGCGTGAATTTGGTCTGAGTTAAGGCAGGTGTGCCAGCGGTTGATGGTGTCGTGATATTGCATGCCGGGATCGCCGCAGACCCACGCCGCATCGGCAATTCGGTTCATGACATCGCGTGCTCTAAATGTTGCCATCGGAGCACGGTCCACTACCGAACAGGTCTGCCAATCCGAATTTTTTTCGACAGCGCTCATAAAATCATCAGTCGCGCGGACGCTGTGGTTGGCATTTTGGTAAGGCACGGTGTCATAAGCGCCCCCGGGAACATTGAATGCGCCCGTGAATCCGGCTTCAATCAACGCATGGGCTTTCTTTTCAGCCTCCGCTTTGCTGGCGATGAACTCAATGATGTCCGGGTGATCGACATTGAGCACACGCATGCAAGCGGCGCGTCTGGTGGAACCACCGGACTTGATCGAACCCGCGCTCGCATCAAATCCCTTCATAAAGCTCACAGGACCGGATGAGTAACCGCCTGCCGAAAGCTTTTCTTTGGAAGAGCGTAATGACGAGAGGTTCACGCCTGAGCCGGATCCGTCTTTGAAGAGCATCCCTTCAATCTTATATAGATCAAGGATAGACTCCATGTTATCCACAACTTCGTTGATGTAGCATGCCGAGGATGCTTGGCGACGGCCTTCCCAGCCGATGTTGAACCACACTGGGCTGTTGAAAGAGGCCATCTGGTTGACCAAAATAAATTTCAACTCGGCGCGGAAGACTTCGGCATCTTCCTCTGTCGCGAAGTAGTTATCGAGTATGCCCCATTGGGTGATGGTTTCAACGACTCGGCCTACCAACTGTTTTACGCTAAATTCCCGTTGGGGTGTCCCGAGTTGTCCGCGAAAGTACTTTGAAGAAACAACGTTCGTTGCTAGTTGGCTCCAGGTAGAGGGTACTTCAACATTAAGCTGTTCGAAGACCACATCCCCCTTTTCGCCAATGATGGAAGCTGTTCGCGTTTCCCAGGTAAGTTCGTCGTAAGGATCGATTCCTTGCTGGGTGAAGCGGCGGGTAAATGTAAGCCCTTTCCCCTTGCTGAATGTCTTCTTGCCTTGCTTCTTCACGGTTTTCTCCACTGCTTCTTCGATCTTCGTCACGGCCATGGTTACTGCTTCCTCAGGCATATCGAGCATCACTGCTCCCGCTCGTGAATGACCATTCCCTGATTTTGCGACTCCTTCTTCCTCATCTCCAAACATCGGATCAAAAGAACTAAAGCCTTCTTGGTTACCTTGCTCCACTTTTTTCACTCCTGGATAAAATTTCAATAAGCAATTCTTATATTGATGGCGGATACAATGTCAATTGTCTAAGATTTCTGCCGCTTGCGTTTTCTTAAACTTTCAACTACTTCTCTGAATTGATTGGCATCTTCAAACTGCCGATAGACCGATGCAAACCTTACATAAGCCACTGGGTCAATTAGGAGCAGTTGGTCCATTACCAATTCTCCGATATCATTAGTCGAGACTTCCGATTCGAGCCGGTTGATAAGCGCTCGTTCCACTTCTTCGGTGGCTTCTTCCATTTTTTCTATACTAACAGGGCGCTTCCGGCAGGCTAAAAAAAATCCTTGCAGGATCTTATCCCGCTTGAACGGTTCTCTGTCTCCGTTCTTTTTAACGACCATCAACCGTTTTTCTTCGATTTCTTCGTAGGTTTTGAAGCGCTGACCGCAGGCAACACATTGTCGTCTCCGTCGGATAGCCATGCCATCGCGAACGGGGCGAGAATCAAGCACATTGTCTTCTTGGTTGCCACAGTAGGGACACTTCATATATTCCTCAATGATACAACATGTTGACAGCATAATCACTATAACATACTACGACTAGTCAGTCAATAGTTTTTTGTATAAATATTGTAAGAATTTTTTTGCTCCGTACTACATGTTGTTATAATCTCTTAATGAGTGTTTAATAATACTCACTGCGATTATTTAGCGAAGATTACCAAGAAGCGTAGGGGGGGGCAGACAGAGCCTGAATGTCACCCTGAGCGTAGTCGAAGGGTCTTCAGGAAGATTCCTCGACTACGCACGGAATGACGTACCTACGGTACGTTTGAGAACAAATCCGGCGAAATGGGTTTTGGCAGCCTTATTTTCTGAACTTTATTGAAAATAAATCCGCGTCACTCATCACAAAGCGCAGGCGGATGGGTTTGCCGGATAGTTGGCGAACATCCTTGCCAGTCTTCCATGAGATTACACGGTCTAATTGGTCGCCGAAAATTTCGGGGCTGTCTTTTAGGGTGTAGCCGGGGATGGGTTTGCCAGTGGTATCTTGGATTTCAACTCGGACATAGCCTGCGACGGAAGTCGAGAAGTTCATTTCGAGTTCTTTACCCTTAAAGGTAATAGTTTTGGTGGTGAATTCGCCGCCTTTGCCGGGAGCGTTTACTGAGACGAATCCATCGACCCTGATGACATAGCGGCGAAGGTTGGTGTAGGAACCTCGCCAATAGTGTTCGGTGGCGTAGATAGAGATTTCATCGGGCGCGCCGGCCATGTCTGACTTGGTTTCAATCAAGCCCCAAGCTGCGAAGTTATCGCCATAGACCCATTGGTCTTCATTGCGCAGACCCGGGCGGATGAAAGCCTCCGTCCAACGTTTGAAAGTCTTTCCATCTCGACTGGTCATATAAAGGCAATCCGAAAGGGCTGTGCCATATCGTTCACCGACCGCCGAACGCTCCAAGCGCTCCTTAAGTTGCGGCAAAGCCCGCATTTCATCCGACCAACCTCGATCGAGATAACGAGCAGGGAAGCCCATATAGATATGAGGCGCGCGATAGTAGGGGGCCACGTTATTGGTATACAACGCCTCATTCGGCGCTCCGGGGTATTTTAGCCATTCGCCTTTGGTCCAGTGGATGAAGTCCTTCGAAGTTGCCCATTTAATATCGCGGGTGTTATTGCGGAAGTCGCGATAATAGGCGCGGTACTCCCCGCGTTCGACATCCCAGAAAGCATTGTTTAGGCTGTCGAATGCGCCATCGGTGATTATCGGCTTGTCGGTTAGCGGTGTCCAGTGGATTCCGTCTGCTGACTTGGCTGCCAACAAACTAGATTTTTTATTGTATTGACCGAAGTAGACCGCCTTGTAGAGGGCGTCCGGAGTGCATTTGGGATTAGTATCTTTAAAGCAACTGAAATTGTCCAGGTTCGGATTCATCCAGACGATGTTGTTATTCTTCGAGCCATTGAACTCGAAAAGTCCCAAATCAGGCCTGGTCCATTGGATGCCGTCTTTGCTCTCGGCATAGCCGATGAACACATCATGAGTCGGAATACTCGATGGCTCATGCGCCCAAGCGTTGTAGTAGGTCCTAAAGATATCCCCATCTTTGAAAATGACCTGAAATGAGCACCCATTGCCCTCCCACGGCTTGTCGAAGCGCGTCACGATCTCCTTCGGAATCGGATGGTGCATCTCCAGGCGCACTTTCTTCATCTTATCAATCAAATAATCATCCAAAAACAATTCCCGCCGCGATCCAATATCAATCACTTTAACCTCCCGAGCTAATCCACTCATTCCTATTAAGCAGAGTAATATTCCAATAACAATCCGTTTCATAAATTCTAACTCCTCAATCCCTGTTTTACCCGCTCAGTGTGAGGATATCCAGAGGCAAAAAAAACCGCCCCGGAT encodes:
- the thiL gene encoding thiamine-phosphate kinase → SEIGGEFALIKRVTARPYKDPAIIKGVGDDCAVLEYTDEKYQLITVDMMVENDHFTLAWHSPSQVGSKLMESNVSDILSMGGTPRWAFLSFALTPDIQVEFMDEFYRGLYESADRHNVALVGGDTTHGRDIVLNLALVGEVDKAGVRLRSHAVPGDLICTTGVLGKSEAGLRLLRKGKATGCLANGHLEPRCRLEWEAKAISRYAHAMIDVSDGLGSEVTHICRESGTGALIDWESIPLSEATIEAAQILNNEPQEYALYGGEDFELVFTIPPENLSPLRQEFNDFTVVGEILSPDHGITLLKAGQKQALKKGYDHFAE
- a CDS encoding vitamin B12-dependent ribonucleotide reductase; the encoded protein is MEQGNQEGFSSFDPMFGDEEEGVAKSGNGHSRAGAVMLDMPEEAVTMAVTKIEEAVEKTVKKQGKKTFSKGKGLTFTRRFTQQGIDPYDELTWETRTASIIGEKGDVVFEQLNVEVPSTWSQLATNVVSSKYFRGQLGTPQREFSVKQLVGRVVETITQWGILDNYFATEEDAEVFRAELKFILVNQMASFNSPVWFNIGWEGRRQASSACYINEVVDNMESILDLYKIEGMLFKDGSGSGVNLSSLRSSKEKLSAGGYSSGPVSFMKGFDASAGSIKSGGSTRRAACMRVLNVDHPDIIEFIASKAEAEKKAHALIEAGFTGAFNVPGGAYDTVPYQNANHSVRATDDFMSAVEKNSDWQTCSVVDRAPMATFRARDVMNRIADAAWVCGDPGMQYHDTINRWHTCLNSDQIHASNPCSEFMFLNNTACNLASLNLMEFRTPDGDLDVDAFKHAIQVVLTAQEMLIGNSDYPTPKITEMSNEYRPLGMGYANLGALLMERGLPYDSDEGRTYAAAITAIMTGEAYRQSAIISRDCGGPFSGYKVNREPALRVMRQHREAIESIDSKLAPEGLLKAARISWDDVLTFAGKHGLRNAQASVLAPTGTIGFMMDCDTTGIEPDIALVKYKTLVGGGMMKIVNQTVPDALLRLGYTSSQIVDILSHIESSDTIEDAPHLKDEDLPVFDCAFRPAKGERSIVPMGHVKMMSAVQPFISGAISKTVNMPNETTPEEIADTYLQAWKLGLKAIAIYRDGCKKTQPLNTKKPDEEKAGTAQVQTAEPAKPKRRRLSDERQSITHKFSVGGHEGYVTVGLYDDGMPGEIFITMSKEGSVISGLMDAFATSISMALQYGVPLDTLVDKFSHMRFEPSGFTGNKQIPFAKSIMDYLFRWLGLKFGRNGKQEAQLSLEDKAIIARTLATDEKTDDKTLLEREKQVFATQSDAPPCPDCGMILVRNGSCYKCLNCGMSYGCS
- the nrdR gene encoding transcriptional regulator NrdR; translation: MKCPYCGNQEDNVLDSRPVRDGMAIRRRRQCVACGQRFKTYEEIEEKRLMVVKKNGDREPFKRDKILQGFFLACRKRPVSIEKMEEATEEVERALINRLESEVSTNDIGELVMDQLLLIDPVAYVRFASVYRQFEDANQFREVVESLRKRKRQKS